A genomic stretch from Mycobacterium malmoense includes:
- a CDS encoding AAA family ATPase — translation MTQPSPAQTPGPELPGSPPQAGGAPSGPHRRQAEAESAREALLALRAEIGKAVVGQEGVVSGLVIALLCRGHVLLEGVPGVAKTLLVRALAAALQLEFKRVQFTPDLMPGDVTGSLVYDARTAAFVFRPGPVFTNLLLADEINRTPPKTQAALLEAMEERQVSVDGEPKPLPEPFIVAATQNPIEYEGTYQLPEAQLDRFLLKLNVTLPARDAEIAILSRHAHGFDPRDLSAIKPVAGPAELAAGRAAVREVLVADEVLGYIVDIVGATRSSPALQLGVSPRGATALLGTARSWAWLSGRNYVTPDDVKAMARPTLRHRVMLRPEAELEGATPDGVFDGILASVPVPR, via the coding sequence GTGACGCAACCATCTCCCGCCCAGACCCCTGGTCCTGAATTGCCCGGCTCTCCCCCGCAAGCGGGAGGTGCCCCTTCGGGGCCGCATCGTCGCCAGGCTGAAGCTGAATCGGCCCGAGAGGCGCTGCTGGCGTTGCGCGCCGAGATCGGCAAGGCCGTCGTCGGGCAGGAGGGGGTCGTCAGCGGCCTGGTGATCGCGCTGCTGTGCCGCGGCCATGTGCTGCTGGAAGGCGTTCCGGGAGTGGCGAAGACGCTGCTGGTCCGGGCGCTGGCCGCCGCACTGCAATTGGAGTTCAAGCGGGTGCAGTTCACCCCCGACCTGATGCCCGGCGACGTCACCGGTTCGCTGGTGTACGACGCGCGCACCGCCGCGTTCGTGTTCCGCCCGGGACCGGTGTTCACCAACCTGCTGCTGGCCGACGAGATCAACCGCACCCCGCCCAAGACCCAGGCCGCGCTGCTCGAGGCGATGGAGGAGCGTCAGGTCAGCGTGGACGGCGAACCCAAGCCGCTGCCGGAGCCTTTCATCGTCGCCGCGACCCAGAACCCGATCGAATACGAGGGCACCTACCAGTTGCCCGAAGCCCAACTGGACCGCTTCCTGCTCAAGCTGAACGTGACGCTGCCGGCGCGCGACGCCGAGATCGCCATCCTTAGCCGGCACGCGCACGGCTTCGACCCCCGCGATCTGTCCGCGATCAAGCCGGTGGCCGGGCCGGCCGAGCTGGCGGCCGGCCGCGCGGCGGTGCGCGAGGTGCTGGTCGCCGACGAGGTGCTGGGCTATATCGTCGACATCGTCGGCGCGACCCGCTCCTCCCCCGCGCTGCAGCTGGGCGTGTCGCCGCGCGGGGCAACCGCACTGCTGGGCACCGCCCGATCCTGGGCATGGCTGTCCGGCCGCAACTACGTCACCCCCGACGACGTGAAGGCCATGGCCCGCCCGACGCTGCGGCACCGGGTGATGCTGCGTCCGGAAGCCGAGCTCGAAGGGGCCACACCCGACGGGGTGTTCGACGGAATTCTGGCGTCGGTCCCGGTGCCCCGCTAG
- a CDS encoding DUF58 domain-containing protein, which translates to MILTGRTGLVALICALPIAVSPWPARAFVVLLIALAIVVVVDAGLAASTRGLRYTRSPDTSARLAQQVNVGLLIHNDGRRRFRGQIRDAWPPSARAQPRIHPVDIPPGQHQHVQTRLWPVRRGDQRAAVVTARSIGPLGLAGRQGSRPVPGQARVLPPFLSRKHLPSRLAKLREIDGLLPTLIRGQGTEFDSLREYVVGDDVRSIDWRATARRADVVVRTWRPERDRRVVIVLDTGRTAAGRVGVDPTAADPAGWPRLDWSMDAALLLAALASRAGDHVDFLAHDRVSRAGVFGASRTELLAQLVDAMAPLQPELVESDWRAMVAAVARRTRRRSLVVLLTDLNATALDEGLLPVLPQLSTKHHMLIAAVADPRVDHMAAGRSDAAAVYDAAAAERSRNDRRAIATRLRRGGVEVVDALPTELAPALADRYLAMKATGRL; encoded by the coding sequence GTGATCCTCACCGGGCGCACCGGGCTGGTGGCGCTGATCTGCGCCCTACCCATCGCGGTATCGCCTTGGCCGGCAAGGGCTTTCGTAGTTTTGCTGATAGCGCTGGCCATCGTGGTGGTTGTCGATGCCGGGCTAGCAGCTAGCACCCGCGGGCTGCGCTACACCCGGTCACCGGACACCTCCGCCCGGCTCGCCCAGCAGGTGAACGTCGGCCTGCTGATTCACAACGACGGCCGCCGCCGGTTCCGCGGCCAGATCCGCGACGCCTGGCCGCCCAGCGCCCGCGCGCAGCCGCGCATCCATCCCGTCGACATTCCGCCCGGGCAACATCAGCACGTCCAGACCCGGCTGTGGCCGGTCCGGCGCGGCGACCAGCGCGCGGCCGTGGTCACGGCTCGGTCGATCGGGCCGCTGGGGTTGGCCGGACGGCAGGGTTCGCGGCCGGTGCCGGGCCAGGCCCGGGTGCTGCCGCCGTTCCTGTCCCGCAAGCACCTGCCGTCGCGGCTGGCCAAACTGCGGGAGATCGACGGCCTGTTGCCCACGCTGATCCGCGGGCAGGGAACGGAATTCGATTCGCTGCGCGAGTATGTCGTCGGCGACGACGTGCGCTCGATCGACTGGCGCGCGACCGCGCGCCGCGCCGACGTCGTGGTCCGAACCTGGCGACCCGAACGCGACCGGCGGGTGGTGATCGTGCTCGACACCGGGCGCACGGCGGCGGGTCGCGTCGGCGTCGACCCGACCGCCGCCGACCCCGCGGGGTGGCCCCGGCTGGATTGGTCGATGGACGCGGCGCTGCTGCTGGCCGCGCTCGCGTCCCGGGCCGGCGACCACGTCGACTTCCTGGCCCACGACCGGGTGAGCCGGGCCGGCGTGTTCGGCGCGTCGCGCACCGAACTGCTCGCCCAGCTGGTCGACGCGATGGCACCGCTGCAACCGGAACTCGTCGAATCCGATTGGCGCGCAATGGTTGCCGCCGTTGCGCGGCGCACCCGGCGGCGGTCGCTGGTGGTTTTGCTGACCGACCTGAACGCGACCGCCCTCGACGAGGGCCTGCTGCCGGTCCTGCCGCAGTTGTCGACCAAACACCACATGCTGATCGCCGCGGTCGCCGACCCCCGGGTGGACCACATGGCGGCCGGGCGTTCGGATGCGGCCGCGGTGTACGACGCGGCGGCCGCCGAACGGTCCCGCAACGACCGCCGCGCGATCGCGACGCGGCTGCGCCGCGGCGGCGTGGAAGTCGTCGACGCTTTGCCCACGGAACTGGCGCCCGCCCTGGCCGACCGCTATCTGGCGATGAAAGCGACCGGACGGCTGTAA
- a CDS encoding stage II sporulation protein M has product MDVDAFVLTHRGTWDRLDQLIKRRRSLTGAEVDELVELYQRVSTHLSMLRSASTIGSDSLLIGRLSSLVARARSVVTGAHAPLSSAFTRFWTVSFPVVAYRTWRWWLGTTAVFFAVVVVIAFWVAGNPEVQSAIGTPSDIDELVNHDVASYYSEHPAAAFALQVWVNNSWVSAQCIALSVVLGLPIPIVLFQNAANLGLIAGLMFQAGKGGVLLGLLAPHGLLELTAVFLAGATGMRLGWSVISPGDRPRGQVLAEQGRGVVAVAVGLVAVLLVSGLIEALVTPSSLPTFVRVGIGIVAEVAFLSYVVYFGRRAVKAGETGDIDDAPDVIPTR; this is encoded by the coding sequence GTGGACGTCGACGCATTCGTGCTGACCCATCGGGGTACCTGGGACCGGCTCGACCAGTTGATCAAGAGGCGCCGGTCATTGACCGGTGCCGAGGTCGACGAACTCGTCGAGCTCTACCAGCGGGTGTCCACCCACCTGTCGATGCTGCGGTCGGCCAGCACGATCGGGTCGGATTCGCTGCTGATCGGTCGGCTGTCGAGCCTGGTGGCGCGCGCCCGGTCCGTGGTGACCGGTGCGCACGCCCCGCTGAGCAGTGCGTTCACCCGGTTCTGGACGGTGTCGTTCCCGGTGGTCGCGTACCGCACCTGGCGGTGGTGGCTGGGCACGACGGCGGTGTTTTTCGCCGTCGTGGTGGTCATCGCGTTCTGGGTGGCCGGCAACCCGGAGGTGCAGTCCGCGATCGGAACACCAAGTGACATCGACGAATTGGTCAACCACGATGTCGCGTCGTATTACAGCGAACACCCCGCGGCGGCGTTCGCCTTGCAAGTGTGGGTGAACAACTCCTGGGTTTCCGCGCAGTGCATCGCGTTGTCCGTCGTGCTGGGGCTGCCGATCCCGATCGTGCTGTTCCAGAACGCCGCCAACCTGGGGCTGATCGCGGGCCTAATGTTCCAGGCCGGCAAGGGCGGCGTCCTGCTGGGCCTGCTGGCTCCGCATGGGCTGCTCGAGCTGACGGCGGTATTCCTCGCGGGGGCAACGGGAATGCGGCTGGGGTGGTCGGTGATATCGCCCGGGGACCGGCCGCGTGGGCAGGTGCTTGCCGAACAAGGCCGGGGCGTCGTGGCGGTCGCCGTGGGACTGGTGGCCGTGCTGCTGGTCTCCGGGTTGATCGAGGCGTTGGTGACGCCGTCGTCGTTGCCGACGTTCGTCCGGGTCGGCATCGGAATCGTCGCCGAGGTGGCGTTCCTGTCGTACGTCGTGTACTTCGGCCGTCGCGCGGTGAAAGCCGGTGAGACCGGCGACATCGACGACGCGCCCGACGTGATTCCCACTCGATGA
- a CDS encoding RDD family protein — MSEVVTGDAVVLDVQIAQLPVRAVSALIDIAMIFICYLLGLMLWAATLTQFDSTLSAAIVIIFTVLVIVGYPLTFETATRGRSVGKIVMGLRVVSDDGGPERFRQVLFRALASVVEIWMLAGSPAVICSILSPKAKRIGDIFAGTVVVSERGPRLRPPPAMPPSLAWWASSLQLSGLNAGHAEVARQFLSRAPELDRQLRLQMAYRIAGDVVSHIAPPPPPGTPPELVLAAVLAERHRRELARLRPITPPGPAPWPYPGWPTPPPSAGPQRQATRWPEPPPPAAWPRQTPHAGGLSPPH, encoded by the coding sequence ATGTCGGAGGTGGTGACCGGGGATGCCGTGGTGCTCGATGTGCAGATCGCCCAGTTGCCGGTGCGCGCCGTGAGCGCGCTGATCGACATCGCGATGATTTTCATCTGTTATCTGCTCGGGCTGATGCTGTGGGCGGCCACCCTGACGCAATTCGACTCCACGCTGAGCGCCGCCATCGTGATCATCTTCACGGTGCTGGTGATCGTCGGTTACCCGTTGACATTTGAAACCGCCACGCGGGGACGGTCGGTGGGCAAGATCGTCATGGGCCTGCGGGTGGTGTCCGACGACGGTGGCCCAGAACGGTTCCGGCAGGTGCTATTTCGCGCTTTGGCGTCGGTAGTGGAGATTTGGATGCTCGCGGGCAGCCCCGCCGTCATCTGCAGCATATTGTCGCCAAAGGCCAAGCGGATCGGCGACATCTTCGCCGGCACGGTCGTGGTCAGCGAACGCGGTCCCCGATTGCGGCCGCCGCCGGCGATGCCACCTTCGCTGGCATGGTGGGCGTCGTCGCTGCAGCTGTCCGGGCTCAACGCGGGCCACGCCGAAGTCGCGCGCCAATTCCTTTCCCGGGCACCGGAACTCGATCGCCAGTTACGCTTACAGATGGCATACCGGATCGCCGGCGACGTGGTGTCGCACATCGCCCCGCCGCCCCCGCCCGGCACCCCGCCGGAGCTGGTGCTTGCGGCGGTCCTCGCCGAACGGCACCGCCGCGAACTGGCGCGCCTGCGCCCCATCACGCCGCCGGGACCCGCGCCCTGGCCATACCCCGGCTGGCCGACCCCGCCGCCGAGCGCAGGGCCCCAACGGCAGGCAACCCGGTGGCCGGAACCGCCGCCGCCCGCCGCCTGGCCGCGGCAGACACCGCACGCCGGCGGCTTATCCCCACCGCATTAG
- a CDS encoding PadR family transcriptional regulator, which translates to MSNPFTAPEGPFGDRPGFGFGLVPGPAQRRALHGARRQARREFFEHLREQAGGGDFGPGFGPGFGPGFGPGFGLGFGPGGRRGGWRRGGPGRGRRGDVRAAILALLAERPMHGYEMIQQIAERSNGIWRPSPGSVYPTLQLLDDEGLITASETDGNKKLFELTDEGRAAAEKIETPPWDEIAEGADPGHVNLRAAMGQLFGAVAQSAHTATAEQQQRIVEIVNNARREVYGILGED; encoded by the coding sequence ATGAGCAACCCATTCACTGCACCCGAGGGACCTTTCGGCGACCGGCCGGGGTTCGGATTCGGCCTCGTTCCCGGCCCCGCGCAACGGCGCGCCCTGCACGGCGCCAGGCGGCAGGCCCGCCGGGAGTTCTTCGAACACCTCCGCGAGCAGGCCGGGGGCGGCGATTTCGGGCCGGGATTCGGCCCGGGCTTCGGACCCGGGTTTGGTCCGGGATTCGGTTTAGGCTTCGGCCCGGGGGGCCGACGCGGCGGATGGCGTCGTGGCGGCCCCGGCCGGGGGCGCCGCGGCGACGTGCGGGCGGCCATCCTGGCGCTGCTGGCCGAGCGGCCGATGCACGGCTACGAGATGATCCAGCAGATCGCCGAACGCAGCAACGGAATCTGGCGGCCCAGCCCCGGCTCGGTGTACCCGACGCTGCAGCTGCTTGACGACGAAGGCCTGATCACCGCAAGCGAAACCGACGGCAACAAGAAGCTTTTCGAGCTGACCGACGAGGGTCGTGCGGCGGCCGAGAAGATCGAGACCCCACCGTGGGACGAGATCGCCGAGGGTGCCGACCCCGGCCACGTCAACCTGCGCGCGGCCATGGGCCAGTTGTTCGGCGCGGTCGCGCAATCCGCGCACACCGCCACCGCCGAGCAGCAGCAGCGCATCGTCGAGATCGTCAACAACGCCCGACGCGAGGTCTACGGCATCCTCGGCGAGGACTGA
- a CDS encoding antitoxin: protein MRTTIDLDADILRTLKRRQREEGKTLGQLVSELLAQALSVTPRPNAEVRWTTADLRPRIDLDDKDAVWAVLDKPGETAG from the coding sequence ATGCGGACCACGATCGATCTCGACGCCGACATACTGCGGACGTTGAAGCGACGCCAGCGTGAGGAAGGTAAAACGTTAGGACAGCTCGTCTCGGAGCTGCTGGCGCAAGCACTCTCCGTCACGCCCCGCCCGAATGCGGAGGTTCGCTGGACGACGGCCGACCTGCGGCCACGCATCGATCTCGATGATAAGGACGCGGTCTGGGCGGTCCTCGACAAGCCGGGCGAGACGGCTGGCTGA
- a CDS encoding glutamate--cysteine ligase: MGEEVKRTTYDRAHRQEYRRKVGLCLDVFTTMLAQSRFDSDRPLTGMEIECNLVDADYQPAMSNRYVLDAIADPAYQSELGAYNIEFNVPPRPLPGHTGLDLEAEVRASLNDAETKANSSGAHIVMIGILPTLMPEHLDEGWMSESTRYAALNDSIFSARGEDIPINIAGPEPLSWRAASIAPESACTSMQLHLQVAPADFAANWNAAQALAGPQLALAANSPYFFGHQLWSETRIEVFAQSTDTRPEELKSQGVRPRVWFGERWIGSVLDLFEENVRYFPSLLPEVSDEDPVAELAAGRTPHLAELRLHNGTVYRWNRPVYDVLEVDGIRRPHLRLENRVLPAGPTVVDMLANSAFYYGMLRSLSEDEDPVWNRMSFAAAQANFLEAARHGIDARLRWPGLGEVTARELVLNPLLPMAHEGLRRWGVDAEVRDRFLGVIEGRARTGRNGASWQVSTVRTLEDGGMSRPAALAEMLRRYCEHMHTNEPVHTWDT, encoded by the coding sequence GTGGGCGAAGAGGTCAAGCGCACCACGTATGACCGCGCGCATCGGCAGGAATACCGGCGCAAGGTAGGGCTATGCCTGGACGTCTTCACGACGATGCTGGCGCAGTCGCGTTTCGATTCGGACCGGCCGCTCACCGGCATGGAGATCGAATGCAACCTCGTCGACGCCGACTATCAGCCGGCCATGTCGAATCGGTACGTGCTGGACGCCATCGCCGATCCGGCCTACCAGAGCGAATTGGGCGCCTACAACATCGAATTCAACGTGCCACCCCGGCCGTTGCCCGGACACACCGGCCTGGACCTGGAGGCCGAGGTGCGGGCCAGCCTGAACGACGCGGAGACCAAGGCCAACTCCAGCGGGGCCCACATCGTGATGATCGGGATCCTGCCCACGCTGATGCCCGAACACCTTGACGAGGGCTGGATGAGCGAGTCGACGCGGTATGCGGCCCTCAACGACTCGATCTTTTCCGCCCGCGGCGAGGACATCCCGATCAACATCGCCGGCCCCGAGCCGCTGAGCTGGCGCGCCGCGTCCATCGCGCCCGAATCCGCTTGCACCAGCATGCAATTGCACCTGCAGGTAGCCCCGGCGGATTTCGCCGCCAACTGGAACGCGGCCCAGGCGCTGGCCGGCCCGCAACTGGCGCTGGCCGCCAACTCGCCCTACTTCTTCGGCCATCAGCTGTGGTCGGAAACCCGCATCGAGGTGTTCGCGCAATCCACCGACACCCGGCCCGAGGAGCTCAAGTCCCAGGGGGTGCGACCGCGGGTGTGGTTCGGCGAACGGTGGATCGGCTCCGTCCTGGACCTGTTCGAAGAGAACGTCCGCTACTTCCCGTCCCTGCTGCCCGAGGTGTCCGACGAAGATCCGGTCGCCGAGCTGGCCGCCGGGCGCACCCCGCACCTCGCCGAATTGCGCCTGCACAACGGCACCGTGTACCGGTGGAACCGGCCGGTGTACGACGTCTTGGAAGTGGACGGGATCCGGCGCCCGCATCTGCGGCTGGAGAACCGGGTGCTGCCGGCCGGGCCGACCGTCGTCGACATGCTGGCCAACTCGGCCTTTTACTACGGCATGCTGCGTAGCTTGTCCGAGGACGAGGACCCGGTGTGGAACAGGATGAGTTTCGCTGCGGCGCAAGCCAATTTCCTCGAGGCGGCCCGTCACGGCATCGATGCCCGGCTGCGCTGGCCCGGTCTCGGCGAGGTGACGGCTCGAGAACTGGTGCTGAACCCCTTGCTGCCGATGGCCCACGAGGGGCTGCGCCGCTGGGGTGTCGACGCCGAGGTGCGCGACCGGTTCCTGGGTGTGATCGAGGGCCGCGCCAGGACCGGCCGCAACGGCGCGAGCTGGCAGGTGTCCACCGTGCGTACGCTGGAGGACGGCGGCATGAGCCGTCCGGCGGCACTGGCCGAAATGCTGCGGCGCTACTGCGAGCACATGCACACCAACGAACCGGTGCATACCTGGGACACATAA
- a CDS encoding class I SAM-dependent methyltransferase, which translates to MSSEIMDWDSVYREQGGFGGPPPWNIGEPQPELAALIAAGKFRSDVLDAGCGFAELSLALAAQGYTVVGIDLTPTAVAAATRAAADRGLTTASFVQADITSFSGYDGRFNTVVDSTLFHSLPVEDRDGYLSAIRRAAAPGASYFVLVFAKGAFPAAMEPKPNEVDEGELRAAVSKCWEIDEIRPAYIHANIPQVSDAPFEFPPHDRDEKGRMKLPAYLLTAHKAA; encoded by the coding sequence ATGTCGTCCGAAATCATGGACTGGGACAGCGTGTACCGCGAGCAGGGCGGATTCGGGGGCCCGCCGCCGTGGAACATCGGCGAGCCGCAGCCGGAATTGGCGGCGCTGATCGCCGCGGGCAAGTTCCGCAGCGACGTGCTGGACGCCGGCTGCGGGTTCGCCGAGCTGTCGTTGGCCCTGGCCGCGCAGGGCTACACCGTGGTGGGCATCGACCTCACGCCGACCGCCGTCGCGGCGGCCACCAGGGCGGCCGCCGACCGCGGGCTGACCACCGCCAGCTTCGTGCAGGCCGACATCACCTCGTTCAGCGGCTATGACGGTCGGTTCAACACGGTGGTCGACAGCACGCTGTTTCACTCGCTGCCGGTCGAGGACCGCGACGGCTACCTGAGCGCGATACGCCGGGCGGCCGCCCCGGGCGCCAGCTATTTCGTGCTGGTGTTCGCCAAGGGCGCCTTCCCCGCCGCGATGGAACCCAAGCCCAACGAGGTCGACGAGGGCGAGCTGCGCGCCGCGGTCAGCAAGTGCTGGGAGATCGACGAGATTCGGCCCGCCTACATCCACGCGAACATTCCCCAGGTCTCCGATGCGCCGTTCGAATTTCCGCCGCACGACCGGGACGAAAAGGGCCGGATGAAGCTGCCGGCCTACCTGCTGACCGCACACAAGGCCGCCTGA
- the egtE gene encoding ergothioneine biosynthesis PLP-dependent enzyme EgtE, with protein MSDGGSLADRWRAARPPVAGLHLDSAACSRQSLAVIDATARHARNEAEVGGYVAAEAATPVLDAGRVAFAALSGTPDAEVVFTTGSLNALDLLLGGWPADRRTLACLPGEYGPNLAMMAAHGFDRRPLPALEDGRVALDDAAFALQNDPPDLVHLTAVASHSGVVQPLAMVAELCRELGLPLVVDAAQALGQVDCAVGADVTYASSRKWIAGPRGVGALAVRADLMQRLRPRLAAPEWASPTTVAQQLEFGEANIAARVGFSLALGEHLAQGPEAVRARLAELGGISRTVLADVPGWAVVEEAEEPSAITTLAPVDGADPRAVRDWLLTERRILTTFVGVQRAPLELTAPVLRISPHVDTTAGDLETFAEALIAATAATSP; from the coding sequence GTGAGCGACGGCGGTTCGCTGGCCGACCGATGGCGGGCGGCCCGCCCCCCGGTGGCCGGGCTGCACCTGGACAGCGCGGCCTGCTCGCGGCAGAGCCTCGCGGTGATCGACGCCACCGCCCGGCACGCGCGCAACGAGGCCGAAGTCGGTGGGTACGTCGCGGCCGAGGCGGCCACCCCCGTGCTCGACGCCGGACGTGTCGCGTTCGCCGCGCTCTCCGGCACGCCGGACGCCGAGGTGGTGTTCACCACCGGCTCGCTGAACGCTTTGGATCTGCTGCTGGGCGGCTGGCCGGCGGACCGGAGGACGCTGGCCTGCCTGCCCGGCGAATACGGCCCCAACCTGGCCATGATGGCCGCCCACGGATTCGACCGCCGGCCGTTGCCGGCCCTGGAGGATGGCCGGGTCGCGCTCGACGACGCCGCCTTCGCCCTGCAGAACGACCCGCCCGATTTGGTCCACCTGACAGCGGTGGCCAGTCACAGCGGCGTGGTGCAACCGCTGGCGATGGTCGCGGAACTCTGCCGCGAATTGGGGCTGCCGCTGGTGGTGGACGCCGCCCAGGCGCTGGGTCAGGTGGACTGCGCGGTGGGCGCCGACGTGACGTACGCGTCGTCGCGCAAGTGGATCGCCGGGCCGCGCGGGGTGGGCGCCCTCGCGGTGCGCGCTGATCTGATGCAGCGCTTGCGCCCGAGGCTGGCGGCACCGGAGTGGGCGTCACCGACGACGGTGGCCCAACAACTCGAGTTCGGCGAAGCCAATATCGCTGCGCGCGTGGGTTTTTCGTTGGCGCTGGGGGAACATCTGGCGCAGGGACCCGAGGCGGTGCGCGCGCGTCTGGCCGAGTTGGGCGGCATCAGCCGCACGGTGCTGGCCGATGTGCCGGGGTGGGCGGTGGTCGAGGAGGCCGAGGAGCCGAGCGCGATCACCACCCTGGCCCCGGTCGACGGTGCCGATCCGCGGGCGGTGCGCGACTGGCTGCTCACCGAACGGCGAATCCTGACCACCTTCGTCGGCGTGCAGCGGGCGCCCCTGGAGCTCACCGCGCCGGTATTGCGGATCTCGCCGCACGTCGACACGACGGCCGGCGACCTGGAGACCTTCGCCGAGGCGCTGATCGCCGCGACCGCGGCGACCTCCCCTTGA
- the egtD gene encoding L-histidine N(alpha)-methyltransferase, with translation MTLTLSNHLAADSAYHALRRDVSVGLRGTPKSLPPKWFYDSVGSELFDQITRLPEYYPTRAEAEILRARSAEVASASGADTLVELGAGTSEKTRRLLDALRDRGSLRGFVPFDVDAGMLSATATAIQREYPGVEINAVCGDFEEHLTEIPGGGRRLFVFLGSTIGNLTPEPRAEFLSTLAGVMRPGDSLLLGTDLVKDTERLVRAYDDAAGVTAAFNRNVLAVINRQLDADFDVDAYEHVARWNAREERIEMWLRAGGRQRVRVGALDLTVDFAEGEEMLTEVSCKFRPDGVSAELAGAGLRRIQWWTDDAGDFGLSLAVKPVK, from the coding sequence ATGACGCTGACGCTGTCCAACCACCTCGCCGCCGACTCGGCGTATCACGCGTTGCGCCGTGACGTGTCCGTGGGCCTGCGCGGGACTCCGAAGTCGTTGCCGCCCAAGTGGTTCTACGATTCGGTGGGCAGCGAACTGTTCGACCAGATCACTCGGCTGCCCGAGTACTACCCGACCCGTGCCGAGGCCGAGATCCTGCGCGCCCGGTCGGCCGAGGTCGCGTCGGCCAGCGGGGCCGACACCCTGGTCGAGTTGGGCGCCGGCACGTCGGAGAAGACCCGGCGGCTGCTGGACGCGTTGCGCGATCGCGGATCGCTGCGCGGATTCGTGCCGTTCGACGTCGACGCCGGCATGCTGTCCGCGACCGCGACGGCCATCCAGCGCGAATACCCGGGCGTCGAAATCAACGCCGTCTGTGGGGATTTCGAGGAACACCTGACCGAGATCCCCGGCGGCGGGCGGCGGTTGTTCGTGTTCTTGGGGTCGACGATCGGCAATCTCACGCCCGAGCCGCGCGCGGAGTTCCTCTCGACGTTGGCCGGGGTGATGCGGCCCGGGGACAGCCTGCTGCTGGGCACCGACCTGGTCAAGGACACCGAGCGGCTGGTGCGCGCCTACGACGACGCCGCCGGGGTGACGGCGGCGTTCAACCGCAACGTGCTGGCGGTGATCAACCGGCAACTCGACGCCGATTTCGACGTCGACGCCTACGAGCACGTGGCCCGCTGGAACGCGCGCGAGGAACGCATCGAAATGTGGCTGCGCGCCGGCGGTCGCCAGCGGGTGCGGGTGGGTGCGCTCGACCTGACCGTCGACTTCGCGGAGGGCGAGGAAATGCTCACCGAGGTGTCGTGCAAGTTCCGCCCGGACGGGGTGAGCGCCGAATTGGCCGGTGCGGGGCTGCGTCGCATCCAGTGGTGGACCGACGACGCGGGCGACTTCGGGCTCTCACTAGCGGTCAAGCCCGTCAAGTGA